A part of Desulfofundulus salinus genomic DNA contains:
- a CDS encoding dihydroorotase, with product MHKLLIKGGRVIDPQAGKMFAADILIVEGEIAAVGPGLEPGEGAVMDVAGKLVAPGLIDMHVHFREPGFEAKETIASGSRAAARGGFTAVACMPNTDPVADNRAVISYIKARAKEAGLVKVYPIGALTRGSRGEELTEMADLKEAGAVALSDDGRSVASAAVMRRAMQYARMVGLPVISHCEEPTLSAGGVMHEGYISTVLGLPGIPAAAEEIMVARDIILSEYTGCPLHIAHVSTAGSVRLIREAKARGVPVTAEVTPHHFTLTDRAVADYDTSTKVNPPLRTEEDVAALKEALADGTIDVIATDHAPHTLEEKDVEYQQAPFGLVGLETALGLVWTELVIPGVLSPVEAIRKLTVNPARILGLQEGVLKVGGDADITIIDPELTEVVDPATFASKGRNTPFAGRRLQGLPVATIVKGQVVYNRNLAMIS from the coding sequence ATGCATAAACTGCTGATCAAAGGTGGCCGGGTGATTGACCCCCAGGCCGGGAAAATGTTTGCCGCTGACATTTTGATTGTGGAAGGGGAAATTGCCGCCGTCGGTCCCGGCCTGGAACCGGGAGAAGGTGCCGTAATGGATGTTGCCGGCAAACTGGTTGCCCCAGGGTTAATCGACATGCATGTTCATTTCCGGGAACCGGGCTTTGAGGCCAAGGAGACCATTGCTTCGGGTAGCCGGGCGGCGGCCCGGGGGGGTTTTACCGCTGTGGCCTGTATGCCCAATACTGATCCGGTAGCTGATAACCGGGCGGTTATTTCTTACATCAAGGCCAGGGCAAAGGAAGCGGGCCTGGTCAAAGTTTACCCCATCGGAGCCCTTACACGGGGTAGCCGGGGTGAAGAGCTAACGGAAATGGCCGATTTGAAAGAGGCCGGCGCGGTGGCCCTCTCCGATGACGGCCGGTCGGTGGCCAGTGCAGCGGTGATGCGTCGGGCCATGCAGTATGCCCGGATGGTGGGACTACCCGTTATTTCCCACTGCGAGGAACCAACTTTGTCTGCCGGCGGTGTGATGCATGAAGGCTACATATCTACCGTTTTGGGACTGCCGGGCATCCCGGCTGCGGCCGAAGAAATTATGGTCGCCCGGGATATAATTCTATCCGAGTACACCGGTTGCCCCCTGCACATCGCCCACGTCAGCACCGCCGGTTCAGTGCGCCTGATCCGCGAGGCCAAGGCCCGGGGAGTGCCGGTGACGGCCGAGGTTACTCCCCATCATTTCACTCTTACCGACCGGGCGGTGGCTGATTATGATACCAGCACCAAGGTCAACCCTCCCCTGCGTACTGAGGAGGATGTGGCGGCGTTGAAAGAAGCCCTGGCCGACGGCACCATTGACGTCATTGCCACCGACCACGCCCCCCATACGTTGGAGGAAAAGGACGTGGAATACCAGCAGGCTCCCTTTGGCCTGGTGGGCCTGGAAACCGCCCTGGGACTGGTGTGGACTGAGCTGGTAATACCGGGTGTTTTAAGCCCGGTGGAGGCCATCCGCAAACTGACGGTGAACCCCGCCCGCATCCTGGGCCTCCAGGAAGGCGTGCTTAAAGTGGGGGGAGATGCCGATATAACCATCATCGATCCCGAGCTGACCGAAGTAGTTGATCCGGCTACCTTTGCCAGCAAGGGACGGAACACTCCTTTTGCCGGTAGACGTTTACAGGGCCTCCCCGTGGCCACCATCGTCAAAGGGCAGGTAGTTTACAACCGCAACCTGGCGATGATATCCTGA
- a CDS encoding aspartate carbamoyltransferase catalytic subunit encodes MNWKRKDLLGLQNLSAEEIKLILDTAVPMKEILGRAIKKVPALRGRTVVTLFYEPSTRTRTSFELAAKYLSADSVNISTATSSVVKGETLKDTARTLAAMGADVVILRHPMAGAPNLLARTIRAAVINAGDGAHEHPTQALLDMFTVREKKGELAGLNVAIIGDVLHSRVARSNIWGFTKMGARVRICGPATMIPPEIEATGVQVCTRIEEALDGADVVMMLRIQLERQQQGLFPSIREYARLFGLNRERLALARPGALVMHPGPMNRGVEISPEVADGINSVINEQVTNGVAVRMALLYLLGGGGIPDA; translated from the coding sequence ATGAACTGGAAGCGCAAGGACCTTCTCGGCCTGCAAAACCTGTCGGCGGAAGAAATCAAGCTGATCCTTGACACGGCCGTGCCCATGAAGGAGATCCTGGGGCGCGCCATTAAAAAGGTGCCTGCCTTAAGGGGGCGGACGGTGGTGACGTTGTTTTACGAACCCAGCACCCGCACCCGTACCTCCTTTGAGCTGGCCGCCAAGTATTTAAGTGCCGATAGCGTGAACATTTCCACCGCTACCAGCAGCGTGGTCAAGGGAGAAACCCTGAAGGACACCGCCCGGACGCTGGCGGCCATGGGCGCCGACGTGGTCATCCTGCGCCACCCCATGGCCGGAGCGCCAAACCTGTTGGCCCGCACCATCCGGGCGGCGGTAATTAACGCCGGCGATGGTGCCCACGAGCATCCCACCCAGGCCCTCCTGGACATGTTTACCGTGCGGGAGAAAAAGGGAGAGCTTGCGGGGCTCAACGTGGCCATTATCGGGGACGTTTTACACAGCCGGGTGGCCCGCTCAAACATCTGGGGTTTTACCAAAATGGGCGCCCGGGTGCGTATCTGTGGTCCCGCTACCATGATCCCTCCCGAGATAGAAGCCACCGGTGTACAGGTGTGTACGCGTATAGAGGAGGCCCTGGACGGCGCCGATGTGGTGATGATGCTGCGCATCCAGCTGGAAAGGCAGCAGCAGGGCCTTTTTCCCAGCATCAGAGAATACGCCCGTTTATTCGGCCTCAACCGGGAAAGACTGGCCCTGGCCCGTCCCGGTGCTCTGGTTATGCACCCCGGGCCAATGAACCGGGGGGTGGAAATATCCCCGGAGGTGGCCGACGGAATTAACTCGGTGATCAACGAACAGGTTACCAATGGGGTGGCCGTGCGCATGGCTCTACTGTACCTGCTGGGTGGAGGGGGGATACCGGATGCATAA
- the pyrR gene encoding bifunctional pyr operon transcriptional regulator/uracil phosphoribosyltransferase PyrR — MKHKAQILDKEGIRRALTRIAHEIIERNKGTDGLALIGIHRRGVPLAERLAAKIREIEGSTVPVGTLDITLYRDDLTTLAQQPLVHRTEVPFPVSDKKIVLVDDVIYTGRTIRSALDAIMDLGRPQVIQLAVLVDRGHRELPIRADYVGKNVPTSRREVVAVRLQETDGDERVLILEKD; from the coding sequence ATGAAACATAAGGCCCAGATCCTGGATAAAGAAGGTATCCGGCGGGCACTGACCCGGATAGCCCACGAAATTATTGAGCGCAATAAGGGAACGGACGGTCTGGCCCTGATCGGCATCCACCGGAGGGGGGTGCCCCTGGCGGAAAGGCTGGCGGCAAAGATCCGGGAAATTGAAGGCAGCACCGTCCCGGTGGGTACCCTGGACATCACCCTGTACCGGGATGACCTGACCACCCTGGCCCAGCAACCGCTGGTGCACCGTACGGAAGTACCATTTCCTGTTTCGGATAAAAAAATTGTGCTGGTGGATGATGTAATATATACCGGGCGCACCATCCGGTCGGCCCTGGATGCCATTATGGACCTGGGCCGGCCCCAGGTGATTCAACTGGCGGTCCTCGTTGACCGGGGCCATCGGGAACTGCCCATCCGGGCCGATTACGTGGGGAAAAATGTTCCCACTTCCCGGCGGGAAGTGGTCGCGGTGCGGTTGCAGGAAACCGACGGTGATGAAAGGGTGCTCATTTTAGAAAAGGATTAA
- a CDS encoding YqhV family protein: MFLFLDRIVLGMALLRLLSSSVEFSAAMLMLYFNRVETAFKINSLLALVGPTVLLTTTSLGLVGLAGKVSPSSMAIILLGVALIFIGINRM; encoded by the coding sequence ATGTTTCTGTTCCTGGACCGCATCGTTTTAGGTATGGCTCTTTTGCGGCTGCTCTCTTCATCCGTTGAATTTAGCGCGGCCATGTTAATGCTGTACTTTAACCGGGTGGAAACGGCTTTTAAAATAAATAGTCTTTTGGCCCTGGTGGGTCCAACGGTACTGCTTACGACTACCAGCCTGGGACTGGTGGGCCTGGCGGGTAAAGTTTCCCCTTCCAGCATGGCCATTATCCTGCTGGGGGTCGCCCTGATTTTTATCGGCATTAACCGGATGTAG
- a CDS encoding MFS transporter, producing the protein MKPQKSTLVLAALSGVPFIMVLGNSMLIPVLPAIKEALHLTQFKVSLLITLFSIPAGIIIPLAGFLSDRFGRKKVIAPALILYGLGGIVAGLAAILLKSLAYPAILGGRILQGIGAAGTAPIAMALTGDLFTGKQRGTALGIIEAANGLGKVVSPILGALLGLITWYATFLFFPLVVIPVVLGLWFLVKEPEGNRQAQSVNQYLKSIARIFEKKSAMLLTSFLGGAVALLILFGVLFFLSEHLETVFRLNGVRKGGALAIPVLFMSTTSYLTGRIIKKRLALMKWLVVGGLALIGGALTMIGFYRTTYLFFIAISLAGIGTGLTLPCLNTIITSSTATERRGLVTSLYGGVRFMGVALGPPLFGLLMGYGLPLMFWSTAALAGVTALLAAFLIRVKDMKAPTTPEEINRPAPYTPQPAFGLAARKPWNPPDEQGL; encoded by the coding sequence ATGAAGCCGCAAAAAAGCACCCTGGTGCTGGCTGCCTTAAGTGGGGTGCCCTTTATTATGGTTTTGGGCAATTCCATGCTCATCCCGGTACTGCCCGCCATCAAGGAAGCACTGCACCTCACCCAGTTTAAGGTCAGCCTGTTGATCACCCTCTTTTCCATCCCTGCCGGAATTATCATTCCGCTGGCCGGTTTTTTGTCCGACCGCTTTGGCCGCAAAAAAGTAATTGCGCCGGCGCTAATCCTTTACGGTCTGGGCGGTATAGTGGCCGGCCTGGCGGCTATTTTATTGAAAAGCCTGGCTTATCCGGCCATTCTCGGGGGACGCATTTTGCAGGGCATTGGCGCGGCCGGGACTGCACCCATTGCCATGGCCCTTACCGGGGACCTTTTCACCGGTAAGCAGCGGGGCACTGCTCTGGGCATCATCGAAGCCGCCAACGGTCTGGGCAAGGTGGTAAGCCCCATTTTAGGGGCCTTGTTGGGCCTCATCACCTGGTATGCCACATTTCTTTTTTTTCCCCTGGTGGTTATTCCAGTGGTACTGGGGCTATGGTTCCTGGTCAAAGAGCCGGAAGGCAACCGGCAGGCACAAAGTGTAAACCAGTATCTGAAATCCATCGCCCGGATTTTTGAGAAAAAATCCGCCATGCTGCTTACTTCTTTTCTTGGTGGGGCCGTAGCATTACTTATTCTTTTCGGGGTGTTATTTTTTCTATCCGAACACCTGGAAACGGTTTTCCGGCTAAACGGAGTGCGCAAAGGCGGAGCGTTGGCCATACCGGTTTTATTTATGAGTACAACTTCTTACCTCACCGGCCGGATAATCAAAAAGCGCCTGGCATTAATGAAATGGCTGGTGGTGGGAGGTCTGGCCTTGATTGGCGGGGCTTTAACCATGATAGGTTTTTATCGCACAACCTATCTATTTTTTATCGCCATTTCCCTGGCCGGCATCGGTACCGGCCTGACCCTTCCCTGCCTGAACACCATTATTACTAGCTCCACAGCCACGGAAAGGCGGGGTCTGGTCACCTCCCTGTATGGCGGTGTACGGTTTATGGGTGTAGCCCTGGGCCCTCCCCTTTTCGGCCTGTTAATGGGCTACGGCCTGCCCCTCATGTTTTGGAGCACGGCAGCCCTGGCGGGGGTTACTGCCCTGCTGGCCGCCTTTTTAATCCGGGTGAAAGACATGAAAGCCCCCACCACGCCGGAAGAAATAAATCGCCCCGCCCCTTATACCCCCCAGCCGGCTTTCGGACTGGCCGCGCGCAAGCCCTGGAATCCCCCGGATGAACAGGGACTATGA
- a CDS encoding phosphosulfolactate synthase: MSEQEGTRTWQAFLSFPLGKRLEKPRQQGLTMIIDKGLGLVETKDILHVCGQYIDFFKLGFGTPALYAPEVLEEKVHLVKSFGIDIYPGGTFFEVAILQEKIEEYLYLAKTIGFTAIEVSDGTITLLPEIREKAIARAADLGFKVLTEVGKKNGEHHSVQHLVEQIHRDLQHGAYRVILEGRESGVNVGLYDDQGRFIQEELEELLCGIGDPRVLIWEAPRKNQQEELILRFGPNVNLGNIPPHEVLALEALRVGLRADTLKTTL, from the coding sequence ATGAGCGAACAGGAGGGTACCCGGACATGGCAGGCATTCCTAAGCTTTCCCCTGGGTAAGAGACTGGAAAAACCGCGGCAGCAGGGCTTGACCATGATCATTGACAAGGGCCTGGGCCTGGTGGAAACAAAGGATATCTTGCATGTATGCGGCCAATACATTGATTTTTTTAAGCTGGGATTCGGTACTCCCGCTTTATATGCTCCGGAGGTGTTAGAGGAAAAAGTTCATCTCGTCAAGTCCTTCGGCATAGATATCTACCCCGGGGGAACATTCTTTGAGGTGGCCATACTGCAGGAAAAAATTGAGGAGTACCTGTACCTGGCCAAGACCATTGGCTTTACAGCCATCGAAGTATCCGACGGCACAATCACCCTGCTCCCCGAGATCAGGGAAAAAGCCATTGCCCGGGCCGCCGATCTGGGTTTCAAGGTATTAACGGAAGTTGGCAAAAAAAATGGGGAACACCACTCAGTCCAACATTTAGTAGAGCAGATCCACCGGGATCTCCAACACGGGGCTTACCGGGTCATTCTGGAAGGCCGGGAGTCAGGTGTCAACGTGGGTCTTTATGATGACCAGGGGCGGTTCATCCAGGAGGAACTGGAGGAACTGCTTTGCGGCATCGGCGATCCCCGCGTGCTAATCTGGGAAGCGCCGCGCAAGAACCAGCAGGAAGAATTGATCCTGCGCTTTGGCCCCAACGTCAACCTGGGCAATATCCCTCCCCACGAAGTCCTGGCCCTGGAAGCCCTGCGGGTTGGTCTCCGGGCCGACACCCTCAAAACCACGTTATAA
- a CDS encoding DUF441 domain-containing protein, producing the protein MPGVTLLVALLLIGIVARSNLIAMAACVLLIIKLANLNFIFSLLEKRGLELGLLFLLLSILVPVATGKISEREMLYNLTSLPGLLALFGGALATHLNGEGLKLLQLQPEIIFGLMIGSIFGIVFLGGVPVGPLMAAGITALFIELVAWLKH; encoded by the coding sequence ATGCCCGGAGTCACCCTATTGGTCGCGTTGTTGTTGATCGGCATTGTCGCTCGCTCCAATCTTATTGCCATGGCAGCCTGTGTCTTGCTCATCATCAAGCTCGCCAACCTGAATTTTATCTTTTCCCTGCTGGAAAAGCGCGGTTTGGAGCTGGGCCTGTTGTTTCTTTTACTCTCCATCCTGGTACCCGTAGCTACGGGCAAGATCAGCGAGCGGGAAATGCTTTACAACCTTACCTCCCTGCCCGGGTTGCTGGCTCTATTTGGCGGGGCACTGGCCACCCATCTCAATGGGGAGGGATTGAAGCTCCTGCAATTGCAGCCGGAAATTATCTTTGGCCTGATGATTGGATCGATCTTTGGCATTGTCTTTTTAGGCGGGGTGCCTGTAGGTCCCCTTATGGCTGCCGGTATTACCGCCCTTTTCATAGAGCTGGTTGCCTGGTTAAAGCACTAG
- a CDS encoding RluA family pseudouridine synthase, which produces MQKISCHRVKEENAGERLDVFLVKENPDISRSHIQRLITEQQVTVNGEHVRSSYRVKPGDEVVLKIPLPRELEVVPENIPLDIYYEDGDVVVVNKPRGMVVHPAEGNYSGTLVNALLYHCRDLSGVNGVMRPGIVHRLDKDTSGLIMVAKNDFAHLELARQLKDRRVTRRYIAMAHGNFKEDRGTVDAPIGRHPRDRQRMAVVSRGGRHAVTHYAVLERFGQYTLLELKLETGRTHQIRVHMAHLGHPLVGDLKYGPARPHFGLQGQFLHAATLGFYHPRRGEYLEFTAPLPGELTDILARLRQG; this is translated from the coding sequence GTGCAAAAAATTAGTTGTCATCGGGTGAAGGAGGAAAATGCTGGGGAACGCCTGGATGTTTTTTTGGTTAAAGAAAATCCGGATATTTCCCGTTCTCATATCCAGAGATTAATAACCGAGCAGCAGGTAACAGTAAACGGTGAGCACGTGCGCTCCAGTTACCGGGTGAAGCCGGGGGATGAGGTGGTGCTAAAAATACCGTTGCCCCGGGAACTGGAAGTGGTTCCGGAAAACATTCCCCTGGACATCTATTATGAAGATGGTGATGTGGTGGTGGTAAATAAACCCCGCGGTATGGTGGTGCACCCGGCGGAAGGGAACTACAGTGGAACCCTGGTAAACGCCCTTTTATATCATTGCCGGGACCTGTCCGGGGTGAACGGAGTAATGCGACCCGGTATCGTACACCGGCTGGATAAAGATACGTCTGGTCTGATTATGGTGGCTAAAAACGATTTTGCCCACCTGGAACTGGCCCGGCAACTGAAAGACCGCCGGGTCACCAGGCGTTACATTGCCATGGCCCATGGCAACTTCAAAGAGGACAGGGGTACGGTGGATGCTCCCATTGGCCGCCACCCCCGGGACCGGCAGCGCATGGCCGTAGTAAGCCGGGGTGGACGCCACGCCGTAACCCATTATGCGGTCCTGGAGCGTTTCGGCCAGTACACTTTGCTAGAGCTAAAGCTGGAAACCGGCCGGACTCACCAGATTCGGGTCCATATGGCCCACCTGGGACATCCCCTGGTGGGTGATTTAAAATACGGGCCAGCCCGGCCTCACTTCGGCCTGCAGGGCCAGTTTTTGCACGCGGCAACGCTGGGCTTTTACCACCCCAGGCGGGGAGAATATCTGGAGTTTACCGCCCCATTGCCCGGGGAACTAACGGATATCCTTGCCCGGTTGCGTCAGGGCTAG
- the lspA gene encoding signal peptidase II: MLFWLTALVTLVLDQASKELVQRLMWEGQSIPVIPHIFHLTYIRNPGAAFGLFAYRTGFFIAVTLLVVFGALVAALRLSPGRHMLRLSLGLVMGGALGNLIDRVRFGLVVDFLDFRIWPVFNLADTAIVIGAFLLVFAFWREDRERGPERVGPGAKN; encoded by the coding sequence TTGCTTTTCTGGTTAACCGCCCTGGTTACTCTTGTGTTGGATCAGGCTTCCAAGGAACTGGTTCAGCGCCTGATGTGGGAGGGTCAATCCATTCCGGTAATACCGCACATTTTTCATTTAACGTACATACGCAATCCGGGGGCGGCCTTTGGTCTATTTGCCTACCGCACCGGCTTTTTTATCGCGGTCACCCTGCTTGTCGTGTTCGGGGCGCTGGTTGCCGCGCTGCGTCTTTCCCCCGGGCGGCACATGCTTCGTTTATCCCTGGGATTGGTCATGGGGGGTGCCCTGGGCAACCTCATAGATCGGGTCCGTTTCGGGCTGGTGGTGGATTTTCTGGACTTTCGGATATGGCCGGTTTTTAATCTGGCGGATACGGCCATAGTTATCGGCGCCTTTTTGCTGGTCTTTGCGTTCTGGCGGGAGGACCGGGAAAGGGGACCTGAAAGGGTGGGGCCCGGTGCAAAAAATTAG
- a CDS encoding AMP-binding enzyme, with the protein MLKVVKNSPTPREITREQFLFRSIEAALFQHPAVKDAAVDLVWDKKGRQLLVAYVVPSTPELSPTALKNFICRNPEIPWNEQPRRYLLVPAIPRTPSGKLQRQKLINYYLQAIDSSNRKKLFSSK; encoded by the coding sequence ATGCTTAAGGTGGTTAAAAACAGTCCCACTCCCCGGGAAATAACCCGGGAGCAGTTCCTTTTCCGCTCAATTGAAGCAGCACTGTTCCAGCACCCGGCCGTAAAAGATGCAGCCGTGGATTTGGTATGGGACAAAAAAGGCCGGCAGCTACTGGTGGCTTATGTGGTACCGTCTACCCCTGAACTGTCACCGACCGCGCTCAAGAATTTTATCTGCCGCAACCCGGAAATCCCCTGGAACGAGCAGCCCAGGCGCTATCTTCTGGTGCCTGCCATCCCCCGCACTCCCAGCGGCAAATTGCAGCGGCAAAAGTTAATTAATTACTATCTCCAGGCTATTGACTCGAGCAATAGAAAAAAACTTTTTAGTTCAAAATAA
- a CDS encoding SDH family Clp fold serine proteinase — MNFSFGDLLWIFFILLAFLPASRQYRLETMRLRLIRSLEKKRGSRVITLIHRQESLSLLGFPISRYINVEDSEAVLRAIRLTPDDMPIDLVLHTPGGLVLAAEQIARALQKHKAKVTVFVPHYAMSGGTMIALAADEIMMDENAVLGPVDPQLGDMPAASILEAVQIKGRERVDDRTLMLADIASKALNQVEAFVYRLLVEKMSPEKARQISHLLTSGQWTHDYPLSCEQLRELGFPVCAELPPEIYALMDLYPQPAQRRPSVQYIPLPYTRENQGNDR; from the coding sequence ATGAACTTTTCCTTTGGAGACCTGTTGTGGATTTTTTTTATTCTATTGGCCTTTTTACCCGCCTCCCGGCAATACCGCCTGGAAACCATGCGGCTGCGCCTGATCCGGAGCCTGGAAAAAAAGAGGGGTAGTCGGGTAATCACCTTGATACACCGCCAGGAGTCGCTTAGTTTATTAGGTTTTCCCATATCCCGCTACATAAATGTGGAAGATTCGGAGGCAGTTCTGCGCGCCATTCGCCTGACCCCGGACGACATGCCCATCGACTTAGTCCTGCATACGCCGGGCGGATTGGTGCTGGCGGCAGAACAAATTGCCCGGGCGCTGCAAAAGCATAAAGCCAAAGTGACGGTATTTGTCCCCCACTATGCCATGAGCGGAGGGACCATGATTGCCCTAGCTGCCGATGAGATTATGATGGACGAAAACGCCGTTCTCGGTCCGGTGGACCCGCAACTGGGCGATATGCCGGCGGCATCCATTCTGGAAGCGGTACAGATCAAAGGCCGGGAACGGGTGGATGACCGCACCCTGATGCTGGCCGACATTGCTTCCAAGGCCCTGAATCAGGTAGAGGCATTTGTTTACCGTTTGCTGGTGGAAAAAATGTCCCCAGAAAAAGCCCGCCAGATCAGCCACCTGCTTACCAGCGGCCAATGGACACACGATTACCCCCTTAGCTGTGAGCAGCTGCGGGAACTGGGCTTCCCGGTTTGCGCCGAGCTACCGCCGGAAATCTATGCCCTGATGGACCTTTATCCCCAGCCGGCCCAGCGCCGCCCATCTGTACAATATATCCCCTTGCCCTATACCCGGGAGAATCAGGGCAACGACCGGTAG